The Thermosipho africanus Ob7 genome has a segment encoding these proteins:
- a CDS encoding DNA-directed RNA polymerase subunit beta', translating to MMGSTFKRKIAKVTVKVASPEVIRSWSSGEVKKPETINYRTFKPEKDGLFCEKIFGPTKDYECACGKYKGKKYEGTVCERCGVRVESKEARRRRMGHIDLVAPVVHVWYLKSSPSILSSLLGIPAKELENVVYYGGKRIIEKILIVTDPKNTDFIKGSQLYQTEYEIYSQKLDFEVVPGVIIKSPSTPVTSSISGEVKIRHEKTHTDREITWVDVRKISRAEHRLYTGMILNVKNGDKVNQGDEIVSEMQIDPIYAPFDGTVEIDEISESITVRPLSTSKDIPVTFSLPYGVKPTVSNGAKVKKGDQLTNGTVLPAVVASVSGTISFGKDLNVRPREDGKYEVLKNGTLFVENVVEEKHYPLFEGALIYVEDGQEINEGDVIADRFLFEDEYLTIDEFKIFEEHYPAMFTAESEVENDRPIVVITKIDDEVSVETGLKIGDIITDDQYWAYRVLYGEKIEADSGAAAIKKLLQNLDLEKLKAEIEAELKKVSKSSGRAKKLLRRLKIVKDLLKSETKPEWMVLEAIPVVPPDIRPMIQVEGGRFATTDLNDLYRRVINRNNRLKKLYEMNSPEIIIKNEKRMLQEAVDSLIYNGRMGKAVTDRNGRPLKSLTDLLKGKKGRFRRNLLGKRVDYSGRAVIVVGPHLKIHECGLPKKMAMELFKPFVLAELLNKDDETSKTARKMKKAIIEKELPQAYEVLEEIIKGHPVLLNRAPTLHRMSLQAFEPRLIEGNAIQLHPLVCPPFNADFDGDQMAVHVPLSAAAQAEAKFLMLSRYNIISPAHGKPISMPGKDIVAGVYYLTMVDKNFDSVKEKDIKWKFSSIEEAGLAYEFGYIKLHDPILVKVDDKVIKTTYGRLIFAGIVPDEFKDYNKTYGKGAIKDLVYNTFKKYGVDRTADLLDDIKDLGFHYATISGLTVSITDFYISPEREKIIEQAKAKVSEIEELFAEGFLSDEERYRETIKIWADATEKVQDATFEYIGKDPFNPIYIMVDSGARGNKDQLKQLAGMRGLMADPSGRTIEIPIISNFREGLSVLEFFISTHGARKGSADTALRTSSAGYLTRRLVDVAQSVVVTTTDCGTHNGVRATVLKSSDGLTVEKLEDFLFGRVLAKDVFDPKTNNVLVNPETGKQYTRDTIIDDDDAKFLGNYSVRIPVVTEGEIDLSSPELPESYCELAEDFVYNDVHYEVGTEVNWDIIRKATSAGLSKLKVKIYPVVGKVSVETVLSSKDSKQLVVDEELVEVTTAKILEENNVESVQVRPEIIVRSVLTCEAEHGVCSKCYGMDLSNHQIVGVGESVGVVAAQSIGEPGTQLTMRTFHTGGIATTADITQGLPRAEELFEARKKLKEPEGVFSRVKGYVKDIVEDETGRKKVYIEDEAGDIHEYEIPIKVKVAVNKGQKVLPGQSLSTGAIRPRKILETLDVDATALYLLKEIKKVYVEQGVDIHDKHFEIIIKQMLDKVEVVDPGDTDYLPGDLVRLETVKRINKEILESNVQVDSNRKRVLGKELHHHLIAEDENGQIVEIAKEGEEVTEEILEKAIKLGIKDLVVKNGEGEIVTYQILPKEPIKYRRRLLRITKASLERVGWLSAASFQQTPQVLTEAAIEGAEDLLLGLKENVIVGQLIPAGTGLDMFANIQIEETPRLAQEKEKMA from the coding sequence ATGATGGGTTCAACTTTTAAGAGAAAAATTGCAAAAGTTACTGTCAAAGTTGCCTCACCCGAGGTAATTAGAAGTTGGTCAAGCGGCGAGGTAAAAAAGCCTGAAACCATCAACTATAGAACATTCAAACCTGAAAAAGATGGTCTCTTCTGTGAAAAAATATTCGGTCCTACAAAGGACTACGAATGTGCTTGTGGAAAATATAAAGGCAAAAAATATGAAGGAACAGTTTGTGAAAGATGTGGAGTAAGGGTAGAGTCGAAAGAAGCTAGAAGAAGAAGAATGGGGCATATAGACTTAGTTGCACCTGTTGTACATGTTTGGTATCTAAAAAGCAGTCCAAGTATTTTATCTTCTCTTCTTGGAATACCTGCAAAGGAACTTGAAAATGTTGTTTACTATGGTGGAAAAAGAATCATTGAAAAAATATTGATTGTGACAGATCCAAAAAATACAGACTTTATAAAAGGTTCACAATTATATCAAACAGAATATGAGATATACAGTCAAAAATTAGACTTTGAGGTAGTTCCCGGAGTTATAATTAAATCTCCTTCAACTCCTGTCACTTCTTCTATCTCAGGTGAAGTAAAAATTAGACACGAAAAAACTCATACAGACAGGGAAATAACCTGGGTAGATGTAAGAAAAATATCAAGGGCAGAACATAGATTATACACCGGAATGATTTTAAATGTTAAAAATGGTGATAAAGTAAATCAAGGTGATGAAATAGTCTCAGAAATGCAAATTGATCCAATATATGCTCCATTCGATGGAACAGTTGAAATAGATGAAATATCAGAATCAATTACCGTAAGACCACTTTCAACAAGCAAAGATATTCCTGTTACATTTTCTTTACCATATGGAGTTAAACCTACCGTTTCAAACGGTGCTAAGGTAAAGAAAGGCGACCAATTAACAAATGGAACAGTACTTCCAGCAGTTGTAGCATCTGTAAGTGGTACTATAAGCTTTGGTAAAGATCTCAATGTAAGGCCAAGAGAAGATGGAAAATATGAAGTGCTCAAAAATGGAACTTTATTCGTAGAAAATGTTGTAGAAGAAAAACATTATCCACTCTTTGAAGGTGCATTGATATATGTAGAAGACGGACAAGAAATTAATGAAGGAGACGTAATTGCCGACAGATTCTTATTTGAGGATGAATATCTAACAATTGACGAATTTAAGATATTTGAAGAACATTATCCTGCAATGTTTACTGCAGAATCTGAAGTAGAAAATGATAGGCCAATCGTTGTCATCACAAAAATTGACGATGAAGTATCCGTTGAAACAGGCTTAAAAATTGGTGATATTATAACCGATGACCAATATTGGGCATATAGAGTTCTCTATGGAGAAAAGATTGAAGCAGATTCAGGTGCTGCCGCAATTAAAAAGTTACTTCAAAACTTAGACCTTGAAAAACTAAAGGCAGAAATTGAAGCAGAACTCAAAAAAGTTTCAAAAAGCAGTGGTAGAGCCAAAAAATTACTAAGAAGACTAAAAATAGTTAAAGATCTTCTAAAAAGCGAAACAAAACCAGAATGGATGGTTCTTGAAGCAATACCTGTTGTTCCACCTGACATAAGACCAATGATACAGGTTGAAGGTGGAAGATTTGCAACAACCGACCTTAATGACCTCTACAGACGTGTTATTAACAGAAACAATAGGCTCAAAAAGCTATATGAAATGAACTCACCAGAGATAATAATAAAGAATGAAAAGAGAATGCTCCAAGAAGCTGTTGACAGCTTAATATACAACGGAAGAATGGGTAAAGCAGTCACAGATAGAAATGGAAGACCATTAAAATCATTAACCGACCTTTTAAAAGGTAAAAAAGGAAGGTTTAGAAGAAACTTACTTGGTAAACGTGTTGATTACTCTGGTCGTGCAGTTATTGTTGTTGGTCCTCATCTTAAAATTCACGAATGTGGTCTTCCAAAGAAAATGGCTATGGAATTATTCAAGCCATTTGTTCTTGCAGAGCTTTTGAATAAAGACGATGAAACAAGCAAAACAGCAAGAAAGATGAAAAAGGCAATAATTGAAAAAGAATTGCCACAAGCATATGAAGTACTTGAAGAAATAATAAAAGGACATCCAGTTCTTTTAAACAGAGCTCCTACATTGCACAGGATGTCGCTTCAGGCATTTGAGCCAAGACTTATTGAAGGTAACGCAATACAGCTTCATCCATTAGTCTGTCCTCCATTTAACGCGGACTTTGACGGTGACCAAATGGCAGTTCACGTGCCACTTTCTGCTGCTGCACAAGCTGAAGCAAAGTTCTTAATGCTTTCAAGGTACAATATAATATCACCTGCACACGGAAAGCCAATTTCCATGCCAGGTAAAGATATAGTTGCAGGCGTTTACTATTTAACAATGGTGGATAAAAACTTTGATAGCGTAAAGGAAAAAGATATAAAATGGAAATTCTCTTCAATAGAAGAGGCAGGACTAGCATATGAATTTGGATATATAAAACTTCACGACCCAATTCTTGTAAAAGTTGATGATAAAGTAATCAAAACTACATACGGAAGATTAATCTTTGCAGGTATAGTTCCAGACGAATTTAAAGATTACAACAAAACATATGGCAAAGGTGCAATTAAAGACCTAGTTTACAATACATTCAAAAAATACGGTGTTGACAGAACAGCCGACCTTCTTGACGACATAAAAGATCTTGGTTTCCACTATGCTACGATCTCAGGATTGACTGTAAGTATTACAGACTTTTATATCTCTCCTGAAAGAGAGAAAATTATTGAACAAGCAAAAGCAAAAGTTAGTGAAATAGAAGAATTATTTGCAGAAGGATTCTTATCAGATGAAGAAAGATACAGAGAAACTATTAAAATATGGGCTGATGCTACTGAAAAAGTTCAAGATGCAACATTTGAATATATAGGAAAAGATCCATTTAACCCAATTTACATAATGGTTGATTCCGGTGCTAGGGGTAATAAAGACCAGCTAAAACAACTTGCAGGTATGCGCGGTCTAATGGCTGACCCATCTGGAAGAACTATTGAAATCCCAATTATTTCAAACTTTAGAGAAGGATTATCAGTGCTTGAATTCTTTATCAGTACACACGGTGCAAGAAAAGGTTCGGCAGATACCGCACTTAGAACAAGCTCTGCTGGATACCTTACAAGAAGACTTGTAGATGTTGCACAATCTGTAGTTGTTACAACAACCGACTGTGGCACACACAACGGTGTTAGAGCAACTGTTCTAAAGAGCAGCGATGGTTTAACTGTTGAAAAACTTGAAGACTTCTTATTCGGTAGGGTCCTTGCAAAAGATGTATTTGATCCAAAAACAAATAATGTTCTTGTAAATCCCGAAACAGGCAAGCAATATACAAGAGATACTATAATCGATGATGATGATGCCAAGTTCTTAGGAAATTATTCTGTAAGAATTCCAGTAGTAACTGAAGGCGAAATTGATCTAAGTAGTCCCGAACTTCCAGAAAGCTATTGCGAACTTGCAGAAGATTTCGTATATAATGACGTACACTACGAAGTTGGTACAGAAGTAAACTGGGATATAATTAGAAAAGCAACGTCTGCAGGACTTTCAAAGTTGAAAGTAAAGATATATCCAGTCGTTGGAAAAGTATCAGTTGAGACAGTATTAAGCAGTAAAGATTCCAAACAACTTGTTGTTGATGAGGAATTAGTCGAAGTTACAACCGCAAAAATCCTTGAAGAAAATAATGTAGAATCAGTACAAGTAAGACCAGAAATCATAGTTAGATCGGTTCTTACTTGTGAAGCAGAGCACGGCGTATGTTCAAAATGTTACGGTATGGACCTTTCAAATCACCAGATAGTTGGTGTTGGCGAATCAGTAGGTGTTGTTGCTGCACAATCAATTGGTGAACCAGGTACGCAGCTAACAATGAGAACATTCCACACAGGTGGTATCGCAACAACGGCAGACATTACCCAAGGTCTTCCAAGAGCCGAAGAATTGTTTGAAGCAAGAAAGAAACTTAAAGAACCTGAAGGCGTCTTCTCAAGAGTAAAGGGCTATGTAAAAGATATAGTTGAAGATGAAACTGGTCGAAAGAAAGTTTACATAGAAGATGAAGCTGGCGACATTCATGAATACGAAATTCCGATTAAAGTTAAAGTTGCAGTTAATAAGGGACAAAAGGTACTTCCAGGACAATCATTATCAACTGGTGCAATTAGACCAAGAAAGATTCTTGAAACACTCGATGTTGATGCCACTGCATTGTACCTATTAAAGGAAATCAAGAAAGTTTACGTAGAACAAGGTGTTGATATTCACGATAAACACTTTGAAATAATAATAAAACAGATGCTTGATAAAGTTGAAGTAGTAGATCCAGGTGATACTGATTATCTACCCGGTGATTTGGTAAGACTTGAAACAGTAAAAAGGATTAATAAAGAAATTCTAGAATCTAACGTACAAGTTGATTCAAACAGAAAACGTGTTCTAGGAAAAGAACTACATCACCATCTGATCGCAGAAGATGAAAACGGACAAATAGTAGAAATTGCAAAAGAAGGGGAAGAGGTAACAGAAGAAATTTTAGAAAAAGCTATAAAACTTGGAATTAAAGACCTAGTAGTGAAAAACGGTGAGGGAGAAATTGTTACATATCAAATTCTTCCAAAAGAACCAATTAAATACAGAAGAAGATTGCTCAGAATTACCAAGGCATCACTTGAACGTGTTGGCTGGCTAAGTGCAGCAAGTTTCCAACAAACACCACAAGTTCTTACCGAAGCAGCTATTGAAGGAGCAGAAGATCTATTACTTGGTTTAAAAGAAAACGTCATTGTCGGACAATTGATACCAGCAGGAACAGGTCTTGATATGTTTGCAAACATTCAAATAGAAGAAACTCCAAGACTTGCGCAAGAAAAAGAAAAAATGGCTTAA
- a CDS encoding DNA-directed RNA polymerase subunit beta encodes MKEIKSGKRTRFSFGRVQAPIPVPNLVEIQTKSYQDFLENGILKVLKKFSPITSSKSDLRKEKGFSLEFVSVRVGEPQNTVQECKERLLTYTVPVYTTVRITDNSTNEMIEEEAFLGYLPYMTPRTTFIINGAERVVVNQLVRSPGIYFVEEPRKTSGTRPIYVAHFLPVRGAWLEILLNLNDEVFYARIDRKRRVNLFLLLKALGYSDDLKLLSLFPQWIDVDDEYTLMHSEGLVVLEDVKTKSGELIAKRGDVITQGLIEKLANSEIEKIKVAHRYAVNTLEKLKHTYGDDVEENRAYIEIFRKLRPGELPRINAAKIFLNNLYFNEERFELSEVGRFKMNNRLEEAYRKYLIDVEGKSPEEVEGVKYTETSNVLTPMDIVLASRNLIEIDKHPGTMDTKDHLGNKRVRTVGELIRIEFERAFSKAVFMIQEKLATYTSLDKISVQSLINVRSIIATINSFFATNPLSQFMDQTNPLAELTHKRRLTAVGPGGLKRERARFEVRDVHHSHYGRMCPIETPEGANIGLITSLSVYSTIDKYGFLITPYVKVVKGKVTDEIVYLTADEEENYKIAPSTTPVDEEGNIIPENVTVRYEEKVLYVSKYDVQFLDVAPNQIVSVSTSLIPFLEHDDANRALMGSNMQRQGVPLIETEAPRVGTGMEWEAAKYSGTLVLAKHDGIVKKVDANKIIIHRIDENGKEMYDSMGNPVLDTYELLKFTRTNQDTCINQRPIVNVGEVVKKDDPIADGPATDMGELALGKNVLVAFVPWEGYNFEDAILISEELLEKETYTSVHIEVYETTARDTRLGPEEITPDIPNVSKEKLRNLDEDGIIRIGAYVQETDILVGKVTPKSESDTTPEEKIIRSVFGEKGKEVKDSSLRVPHGIEGRVIAVHVFDKEKDGDLGPGVNKLIRVYVAIRKPLEVGDKLAGRHGNKGVVSKILPKEDMPFLPDGTPVQVVLSPLGVPSRMNVGQILETSLGWLAMLTNKWFATPVFDGAKEKDILPELYKARKKLGLEVGDDENNPTGKVTLRDGRTGLEFDHPILVGYMYVMKLIHIARDKIHARSTGPYSLIHQQPLGGKAQFGGQRFGEMEVWALEAYGAAHTLNEMLTVKSDDIMGRNEVYKAIMKGKNIPEPGLPESFKVLVRELRGIALDVRVYDSEGNEIDIEKL; translated from the coding sequence AATACTGTTCAAGAATGTAAAGAAAGGCTTTTAACTTACACAGTTCCAGTATATACAACAGTTCGTATTACCGATAACAGCACGAATGAAATGATAGAAGAAGAAGCTTTCTTGGGGTATTTACCATACATGACTCCAAGAACAACATTTATAATCAACGGTGCTGAAAGAGTTGTTGTAAACCAACTTGTAAGAAGCCCTGGTATATATTTTGTGGAAGAGCCAAGAAAAACAAGTGGAACTCGTCCGATTTATGTCGCTCATTTCTTGCCTGTAAGGGGAGCTTGGCTTGAAATATTGTTAAACCTTAACGATGAAGTATTTTATGCAAGAATTGACAGAAAAAGAAGAGTTAATCTTTTCTTACTGCTCAAGGCACTAGGATATAGTGATGACTTAAAGCTTTTATCACTCTTCCCACAATGGATTGATGTCGATGACGAATACACATTAATGCATTCTGAAGGACTTGTCGTACTTGAAGATGTTAAAACAAAAAGTGGTGAATTAATAGCAAAACGTGGTGATGTTATAACTCAAGGATTAATTGAAAAACTTGCAAATTCTGAAATTGAAAAGATTAAAGTAGCTCACAGATATGCTGTAAATACCTTAGAAAAACTTAAACATACATATGGAGATGACGTAGAAGAAAATAGAGCATATATTGAAATCTTTAGAAAATTAAGACCTGGTGAACTTCCAAGAATAAATGCTGCAAAAATATTCTTAAATAATCTTTACTTTAATGAAGAAAGATTCGAACTTTCTGAAGTTGGTCGTTTTAAAATGAATAACAGACTCGAAGAAGCATATAGAAAATACTTGATTGATGTAGAAGGTAAATCACCCGAAGAAGTAGAAGGAGTTAAATATACAGAAACTTCCAATGTTTTAACCCCTATGGATATTGTCCTTGCATCAAGAAATTTAATTGAAATAGATAAACACCCAGGAACAATGGATACAAAAGACCACCTTGGGAACAAAAGGGTTAGAACCGTTGGAGAACTTATCAGAATTGAATTTGAAAGAGCATTTTCAAAAGCTGTTTTCATGATCCAAGAAAAACTTGCTACATATACTTCCCTTGATAAAATATCAGTTCAAAGTCTTATTAATGTTAGATCAATTATCGCAACTATAAATTCATTCTTTGCAACAAATCCTCTTTCACAATTTATGGATCAAACAAATCCTCTTGCAGAACTTACACACAAGAGAAGGCTTACAGCAGTTGGTCCTGGTGGATTAAAAAGAGAACGCGCAAGATTTGAAGTTCGTGACGTTCACCACTCACACTATGGAAGAATGTGTCCAATTGAAACACCTGAAGGTGCAAATATAGGTCTTATTACATCACTTTCAGTATATTCAACAATTGATAAATATGGATTTTTGATAACACCTTATGTAAAAGTAGTAAAAGGAAAAGTAACAGACGAAATTGTTTACCTTACAGCAGATGAAGAAGAAAATTACAAAATAGCTCCATCAACAACTCCCGTTGATGAAGAAGGAAATATTATCCCAGAAAATGTTACAGTCAGATATGAAGAAAAGGTATTGTATGTTAGTAAATACGATGTTCAATTTTTAGATGTTGCACCAAACCAAATTGTCAGTGTCTCTACATCACTAATTCCATTCTTGGAACACGACGATGCTAACAGGGCTCTCATGGGGTCAAACATGCAAAGACAAGGTGTTCCACTAATAGAAACAGAAGCTCCAAGGGTTGGAACAGGAATGGAATGGGAAGCTGCAAAATACTCTGGTACACTTGTCTTAGCAAAACACGATGGTATTGTTAAAAAAGTAGATGCTAATAAAATAATAATTCATAGAATAGATGAAAATGGAAAAGAAATGTACGATTCAATGGGAAATCCAGTTCTTGATACATACGAACTACTCAAATTTACAAGAACAAACCAAGATACATGTATAAATCAAAGACCTATTGTTAATGTAGGAGAAGTTGTAAAAAAAGATGATCCAATAGCAGATGGTCCTGCAACGGATATGGGAGAACTTGCTCTTGGTAAGAATGTCCTTGTTGCATTTGTACCTTGGGAAGGTTATAACTTTGAAGATGCTATTCTTATAAGCGAAGAACTTCTTGAAAAAGAAACATACACTTCAGTTCACATAGAAGTGTATGAAACAACAGCAAGAGATACAAGACTTGGTCCTGAAGAAATTACACCTGATATTCCAAATGTAAGTAAAGAAAAATTAAGAAACTTAGATGAAGATGGAATTATAAGAATCGGTGCATATGTACAAGAAACGGATATATTAGTTGGTAAGGTTACACCAAAGAGCGAAAGTGATACAACTCCAGAAGAAAAAATCATTAGATCAGTCTTTGGTGAAAAAGGTAAAGAAGTAAAAGATTCATCACTAAGAGTTCCACATGGTATTGAAGGAAGAGTCATTGCAGTGCACGTATTTGATAAGGAAAAAGATGGAGACCTTGGCCCAGGAGTCAATAAATTAATAAGGGTTTATGTTGCAATAAGAAAACCACTTGAAGTTGGAGATAAACTTGCAGGAAGACACGGTAACAAAGGTGTTGTATCAAAGATACTTCCAAAAGAAGATATGCCATTTTTACCAGATGGAACTCCTGTTCAAGTTGTATTAAGTCCACTGGGTGTTCCATCTCGTATGAACGTAGGTCAAATTCTTGAAACAAGTTTAGGATGGCTTGCAATGCTCACAAATAAATGGTTTGCAACACCTGTATTTGATGGTGCAAAAGAAAAAGACATTCTCCCTGAACTTTATAAAGCAAGAAAGAAACTTGGACTTGAAGTTGGAGATGATGAAAACAATCCAACTGGAAAAGTTACTTTAAGGGATGGTAGAACGGGTCTTGAGTTTGATCACCCAATACTTGTCGGTTATATGTACGTAATGAAGCTAATTCACATAGCAAGAGATAAAATACATGCTAGATCAACTGGACCTTACTCATTAATTCACCAACAACCATTGGGCGGTAAAGCACAATTTGGTGGTCAAAGGTTTGGAGAAATGGAAGTTTGGGCGCTTGAAGCATATGGTGCCGCACATACATTGAATGAAATGCTTACAGTAAAGAGTGACGATATAATGGGAAGAAATGAAGTTTACAAGGCAATAATGAAAGGTAAAAATATTCCAGAACCTGGTCTTCCAGAAAGTTTCAAAGTACTTGTAAGAGAACTAAGAGGAATCGCACTAGACGTCAGAGTTTATGATAGTGAAGGAAACGAAATAGACATTGAAAAGTTATAA